A genomic region of Melanotaenia boesemani isolate fMelBoe1 chromosome 13, fMelBoe1.pri, whole genome shotgun sequence contains the following coding sequences:
- the c13h1orf174 gene encoding UPF0688 protein C1orf174 homolog isoform X2 produces the protein MRKVSATERCQKSQRTRSSAEGGSVVQSSKAADPPEKLSLISCECQRSADRRRCSASPELEGQEGKENELRTEQEFDSCRANSSWDKQEPEHMDCEETCKNLFPDDDSNQILPVEQFFGNLDIVQDFPRTSSSTSSNVQRESRRRHFYAREDSDEEDVGLSNTQLDNGVGT, from the exons ATGCGCAAG GTTTCTGCTACAGAGAGATGTCAGAAAAGTCAGAGGACGCGCTCTTCAGCTGAGGGTGGTTCAGTCGTCCAGTCCAGTAAAGCAGCTGATCCTCCGGAGAAACTCTCTCTCATCAGCTGTGAATGTCAGCGGTCTGCCGACAGGAGGAGATGCTCTGCATCACCAGAGCTCGAAGGACAGGAGGGTAAAGAGAACGAGCTGAGGACGGAGCAGGAGTTTGACAGCTGCAGAGCAAACAGTAGCTGGGACAAACAGGAGCCGGAGCACATGGATTGTGAAGAAACTTGTAAAAACTTATTCCCAGATGACGACAGTAATCAGATCCTTCCTGTGGAGCAGTTCTTTGGAAACTTGGATATTGTACAG GACTTTCCTAGAACATCCTCAAGTACTTCTTCCAATGTCCAAAGAGAGAGCAGGAGGCGACACTTTTATGCACGGGAGGACAGCGATGAAGAGGATGTGGGCCTCAGCAACACGCAGCTAGATAATGGAGTGGGCACTTAA
- the dffb gene encoding DNA fragmentation factor subunit beta, producing MFGVLRKIKPVKIRSYHGDGKYGVAAKSMKELLKKGCKLLQLPLSGATLCLYEDGTVVTEEFFPTLQDNTELVILCKGQTWSGAVCDISQLLNTDRYADSIVEAAKGLLSDEQSSKRRKILTDLLQNLEDRSELESRDEDGDWFNGLDARFKTKSAYMKYNCESRIRGYMKEVDTVSKHIEKAKVRAEFLKTSKYLVEMLKAAKYNGSFFDRTEKESDRLCTREGWFTCQGSFDQKVCQSLHSINPYGSRESRIIFSTWNLDHRIEKKRTIIPSLVDALQNHKSTDLNLNYFYQLLFTKDNLKLVHIVCHKKGAHNLFCDTKKIFRIASNAGKAKEHPKVKRTRLI from the exons ATGTTCGGAGTTTTGAGGAAAATTAAACCTGTGAAAATTAGAAGTTATCATGGGGACGGAAAGTACGGAGTTGCAGCGAAAAGTATGAAAGAGCTGCTTAAAAAAGGCTGCAAGCTGTTACAG CTGCCACTCTCTGGAGCAACTCTTTGTTTATATGAAGATGGGACAGTAGTGACAGAAGAGTTTTTCCCCACCCTGCAGGATAACACTGAACTAGTTATTCTGTGCAAAGGCCAGACGTGGAGCGGAG CTGTTTGTGACATCAGTCAGTTACTGAACACAGACCGGTATGCTGACAGTATTGTTGAAGCAGCCAAGGGGCTTCTCTCTGATGAACAATCTTCTAAGAGGCGTAAAATCCTGACTGACCTACTACAGAACCTGGAGGACAGGTCTGAGCTGGAGAGCAGAGACGAGGATGGAGACTGGTTCAATG GTCTTGATGCTCGATTCAAAACAAAGTCTGCCTATATGAAGTACAACTGCGAAAGCAGGATACGAGGCTACATGAAGGAG GTGGATACGGTCAGCAAACACATAGAGAAAGCTAAAGTCAGGgcagagtttttaaaaacttcaaaGTACCTGGTTGAAATGCTGAAAGCAGCCAAGTACAATGGCAGCTTCTTTGACAGGACTGAAAAGGAGTCAGACCGCCTCTGCACCCGTGAGGGGTGGTTCACCTGCCAG GGATCGTTTGACCAGAAAGTGTGCCAGTCGCTCCACTCCATCAACCCTTACGGCAGCAGAGAGAGCAGGATTATCTTCAGCACATGGAATCTGGATCATAG AATTGAAAAGAAGAGGACAATCATCCCCAGTCTGGTGGATGCTCTACAGAATCACAAGAGCACAGACCTCAATTTGAACTACTTCTACCAGCTGCTGTTTACCAAAGACAACTTGAAACTCGTCCATATTGTTTGCCACAAGAAAGGCGCTCACAACCTGTTTTGTGACACCAAGAAGATTTTTAGGATTGCCAGTAATGCAGGCAAAGCTAAAGAGCACCCTAAAGTGAAGAGAACACGCttgatttga
- the c13h1orf174 gene encoding UPF0688 protein C1orf174 homolog isoform X1 — MRKMPGQLDNFKPRKRKSSSQVSATERCQKSQRTRSSAEGGSVVQSSKAADPPEKLSLISCECQRSADRRRCSASPELEGQEGKENELRTEQEFDSCRANSSWDKQEPEHMDCEETCKNLFPDDDSNQILPVEQFFGNLDIVQDFPRTSSSTSSNVQRESRRRHFYAREDSDEEDVGLSNTQLDNGVGT, encoded by the exons ATGCGCAAG ATGCCTGGGCAACTCGATAACTTCAAGCCTagaaagaggaagagcagctctcag GTTTCTGCTACAGAGAGATGTCAGAAAAGTCAGAGGACGCGCTCTTCAGCTGAGGGTGGTTCAGTCGTCCAGTCCAGTAAAGCAGCTGATCCTCCGGAGAAACTCTCTCTCATCAGCTGTGAATGTCAGCGGTCTGCCGACAGGAGGAGATGCTCTGCATCACCAGAGCTCGAAGGACAGGAGGGTAAAGAGAACGAGCTGAGGACGGAGCAGGAGTTTGACAGCTGCAGAGCAAACAGTAGCTGGGACAAACAGGAGCCGGAGCACATGGATTGTGAAGAAACTTGTAAAAACTTATTCCCAGATGACGACAGTAATCAGATCCTTCCTGTGGAGCAGTTCTTTGGAAACTTGGATATTGTACAG GACTTTCCTAGAACATCCTCAAGTACTTCTTCCAATGTCCAAAGAGAGAGCAGGAGGCGACACTTTTATGCACGGGAGGACAGCGATGAAGAGGATGTGGGCCTCAGCAACACGCAGCTAGATAATGGAGTGGGCACTTAA